Proteins from a genomic interval of Scomber japonicus isolate fScoJap1 chromosome 10, fScoJap1.pri, whole genome shotgun sequence:
- the rxrbb gene encoding retinoic acid receptor RXR-beta-B isoform X1 — MSSQQPNSSASNSPTNILGSPFSVISPSLNSPVVSPSLGFGPISNSQITSSAPISGMHSISSSEDIKPPFGLRPMPAHSPGIMLSQKRMCVICGDRSSGKHYGVYSCEGCKGFFKRTVRKDLSYTCRDNKECLVDKRQRNRCQYCRYQKCLAMGMKREVIKHVRWIKEDGKDEGWMTVQEERQRNREREGELEFSVGVNEEMPVEKILEAETAVEQKTELHSSDGGSVGNSPHDAVTNICQTADKQLFALVEWAKRIPHFSELPLDDQVILLRAGWNELLIASFSHRSIGLKDGVLLASELQRDNAHSAGVGAIFDRESVQSAEVGAIFDRVLTELVNKMRDMQMDKTELGCLRAIVLFNPDAKGLSNTGEVELLREKVYASLEAYCKQKYPEQQGRFAKLLLRLPALRSIGLKCLEHLFFFKLIGDTPIDTFLMEMLEAPHQLS, encoded by the exons ATGTCCTCACAGCAGCCCAACAGCTCAGCCTCCAACAGCCCCACCAACATCTTGGGTTCTCCTTTCTCCGTCATCAGCCCCTCACTTAACTCCCCAGTGGTCTCACCCTCTCTTGGATTTGGGCCCATCAGCAACAGTCAG ATCACTTCTTCAGCGCCCATATCAGGGATGCACTCGATCAGCAGCTCAGAGGATATCAAACCTCCGTTTGGCCTGAGGCCCATGCCAGCTCACAGTCCTGGAATAATGTTGTCTCAGAAACGCATGTGTGTCATCTGTGGAGACCGCTCCTCTG GCAAGCACTACGGAGTGTACAGCTGTGAGGGTTGCAAAGGTTTCTTCAAACGAACTGTACGCAAAGACCTGAGCTATACCTGCAGGGATAACAAAGAGTGCCTGGTTGACAAGCGCCAGCGCAATCGCTGCCAGTACTGCCGCTACCAGAAGTGCCTGGCCATGGGCATGAAGAGGGAAG TGATCAAACATGTAAGGTGGATAAAAGAAGATGGAAAAGATGAGGGATGGATGA CGGTCCAGGAGGAGCGCCAGAGGAACCGAGAGCGTGAAGGAGAGCTGGAGTTCAGCGTCGGAGTTAATGAGGAGATGCCAGTGGAGAAGATCTTGGAGGCCGAGACTGCTGTGGAGCAGAAGACTGAGCTTCACTCCTCTGACGGAGGCTCTGTAGGCAACTCT CCCCATGATGCGGTTACCAACATCTGTCAGACAGCAGACAAACAACTGTTTGCCTTGGTGGAGTGGGCAAAGAGAATCCCTCATTTCTCTGAACTGCCCCTCGACGACCAGGTCATCCTTCTGCGTGCAG GGTGGAATGAACTGCTCATTGCCTCGTTCTCCCATCGCTCCATCGGTCTGAAGGATGGAGTTCTTCTGGCTTCTGAGCTGCAGCGCGACAATGCACACAGTGCAGGAGTTGGAGCCATTTTTGACAG GGAGAGTGTACAGAGTGCAGAGGTTGGTGCCATATTCGACAG GGTTCTTACTGAGCTCGTCAATAAAATGAGAGATATGCAAATGGACAAGACAGAGCTGGGCTGCCTCCGAGCCATCGTCCTCTTCAACCCAG ATGCTAAAGGGCTATCCAACACCGGTGAGGTGGAGCTCCTTAGAGAAAAGGTCTATGCATCATTGGAAGCCTACTGCAAACAGAAATACCCAGAGCAGCAGGGAAG GTTTGCTAAGCTCCTTCTCCGACTGCCAGCACTGCGATCCATTGGCTTGAAGTGTTTGGagcacctcttcttcttcaagcTGATTGGTGACACGCCTATTGACACTTTCCTCATGGAAATGCTTGAAGCTCCCCATCAGTTGTCTTAG
- the LOC128366813 gene encoding uncharacterized protein LOC128366813: MDTHGDWFVSNCGDKRSFICHGNGDTSGHIFVAGTKSWRDAQSHCRGLLSDLVSIHSSEENEAVRNVSVSNSAWIGLFRDPWKWSDGSTSSFRNWKPQNLILIQENMTWIEASSYCREHHVDLVHITTGDIQKKVAEKARNATSAYVWLGLRYTCNFDFWFWTSSATGCYQNWAPGQGSEVKYYCGATGAIQATGGQQWVVLPEAKKLNFICHACAG; the protein is encoded by the exons ATGGATACACATGGTGATTGGTTTGTAAGCAACTGTGGGGATAAACGAAGTTTTATTTGTCATG GCAATGGTGATACCAGTGGTCACATTTTTGTTGCTGGAACCAAATCATGGAGGGATGCTCAGAGTCATTGCAGGGGCTTATTGTCTGATCTTGTCAGTATACACTCATCAGAAGAGAATGAGGCAGTACGAAATGTGTCAGTGTCAAATTCTGCGTGGATTGGCCTCTTCAGAGATCCATGGAAGTGGTCGGATGGGAGCACCTCATCATTCCGCAACTGGAAACCAC AAAACCTGATATTAATCCAGGAAAACATGACATGGATTGAAGCTAGTAGTTACTGCAGGGAGCATCATGTTGACCTTGTCCACATTACAACTGGAGACATTCAGAAGAAGGTGGCTGAAAAGGCAAGAAACGCCACATCAGCCTATGTCTGGCTAGGCCTACGCTACACCTGTAACTTTGACTTTTGGTTCTGGACCAGTTCAGCCACTGGCTGTTACCAGAACTGGGCCCCAGGTCAAGGATCTGAGGTTAAATATTACTGTGGGGCTACTGGTGCCATTCAGGCCACTGGGGGGCAGCAATGGGTTGTCTTGCCTGAGGCaaaaaaacttaatttcatTTGCCATGCCTGTGCTGGATAA
- the rxrbb gene encoding retinoic acid receptor RXR-beta-B isoform X2 gives MSSQQPNSSASNSPTNILGSPFSVISPSLNSPVVSPSLGFGPISNSQITSSAPISGMHSISSSEDIKPPFGLRPMPAHSPGIMLSQKRMCVICGDRSSGKHYGVYSCEGCKGFFKRTVRKDLSYTCRDNKECLVDKRQRNRCQYCRYQKCLAMGMKREAVQEERQRNREREGELEFSVGVNEEMPVEKILEAETAVEQKTELHSSDGGSVGNSPHDAVTNICQTADKQLFALVEWAKRIPHFSELPLDDQVILLRAGWNELLIASFSHRSIGLKDGVLLASELQRDNAHSAGVGAIFDRESVQSAEVGAIFDRVLTELVNKMRDMQMDKTELGCLRAIVLFNPDAKGLSNTGEVELLREKVYASLEAYCKQKYPEQQGRFAKLLLRLPALRSIGLKCLEHLFFFKLIGDTPIDTFLMEMLEAPHQLS, from the exons ATGTCCTCACAGCAGCCCAACAGCTCAGCCTCCAACAGCCCCACCAACATCTTGGGTTCTCCTTTCTCCGTCATCAGCCCCTCACTTAACTCCCCAGTGGTCTCACCCTCTCTTGGATTTGGGCCCATCAGCAACAGTCAG ATCACTTCTTCAGCGCCCATATCAGGGATGCACTCGATCAGCAGCTCAGAGGATATCAAACCTCCGTTTGGCCTGAGGCCCATGCCAGCTCACAGTCCTGGAATAATGTTGTCTCAGAAACGCATGTGTGTCATCTGTGGAGACCGCTCCTCTG GCAAGCACTACGGAGTGTACAGCTGTGAGGGTTGCAAAGGTTTCTTCAAACGAACTGTACGCAAAGACCTGAGCTATACCTGCAGGGATAACAAAGAGTGCCTGGTTGACAAGCGCCAGCGCAATCGCTGCCAGTACTGCCGCTACCAGAAGTGCCTGGCCATGGGCATGAAGAGGGAAG CGGTCCAGGAGGAGCGCCAGAGGAACCGAGAGCGTGAAGGAGAGCTGGAGTTCAGCGTCGGAGTTAATGAGGAGATGCCAGTGGAGAAGATCTTGGAGGCCGAGACTGCTGTGGAGCAGAAGACTGAGCTTCACTCCTCTGACGGAGGCTCTGTAGGCAACTCT CCCCATGATGCGGTTACCAACATCTGTCAGACAGCAGACAAACAACTGTTTGCCTTGGTGGAGTGGGCAAAGAGAATCCCTCATTTCTCTGAACTGCCCCTCGACGACCAGGTCATCCTTCTGCGTGCAG GGTGGAATGAACTGCTCATTGCCTCGTTCTCCCATCGCTCCATCGGTCTGAAGGATGGAGTTCTTCTGGCTTCTGAGCTGCAGCGCGACAATGCACACAGTGCAGGAGTTGGAGCCATTTTTGACAG GGAGAGTGTACAGAGTGCAGAGGTTGGTGCCATATTCGACAG GGTTCTTACTGAGCTCGTCAATAAAATGAGAGATATGCAAATGGACAAGACAGAGCTGGGCTGCCTCCGAGCCATCGTCCTCTTCAACCCAG ATGCTAAAGGGCTATCCAACACCGGTGAGGTGGAGCTCCTTAGAGAAAAGGTCTATGCATCATTGGAAGCCTACTGCAAACAGAAATACCCAGAGCAGCAGGGAAG GTTTGCTAAGCTCCTTCTCCGACTGCCAGCACTGCGATCCATTGGCTTGAAGTGTTTGGagcacctcttcttcttcaagcTGATTGGTGACACGCCTATTGACACTTTCCTCATGGAAATGCTTGAAGCTCCCCATCAGTTGTCTTAG